A segment of the Bacteroidia bacterium genome:
GGCATACATGACAGTAATTGGGATTGTTATGAATTAGTTATTCCTGATATCTACGGTAATCTAAATGAACAAAATTTACTTTCTATCATTCATTATTTGCAAAAAATAAGACCATGAATACAGCATTTATCAAAGGAACAGGAGTAGCTTTGGTAACACCTTTTACAGCAGATAATCAAATAGATACCAAGGCTATACAAAGATTAGTATTCCGCATGATAGAAGGGGGTGTGGAATATCTTGTCCCTATGGGTACAACAGGTGAAAGCCCTACTCTTACTAAAGAAGAGAAAAAACAAATTATAGAAACTGTACTAGAAGCCAATCAGGGCAAGCTGCCTGTGGTTATGGGGATTGGGGGAAATGATACTCGCCAAGTTATTCAGGAGGTAGAGTATTATACCAAAAACTACAAATTAGATGGAATTTTGTCTGTATGTCCGTATTACAATAAACCTAATCAGAATGGAATATATGCGCACTATGCGGCTATTGCTCAAAGCACAGATTTGCCGATTATTATGTACAATATCCCACCTCGTACAGGGATTAACATGAATCCTGAAACAATTTTACGTTTAGCGAACGATTTCAAAAATTTAGTTGCGGTCAAAGAAGCGGCGGGGAGTGTACATCAAGTTATGCATATTATTGCTCAAAAG
Coding sequences within it:
- the dapA gene encoding 4-hydroxy-tetrahydrodipicolinate synthase gives rise to the protein MNTAFIKGTGVALVTPFTADNQIDTKAIQRLVFRMIEGGVEYLVPMGTTGESPTLTKEEKKQIIETVLEANQGKLPVVMGIGGNDTRQVIQEVEYYTKNYKLDGILSVCPYYNKPNQNGIYAHYAAIAQSTDLPIIMYNIPPRTGINMNPETILRLANDFKNLVAVKEAAGSVHQVMHIIAQKPASFLVTSGDDNLTLPFVSVGAIGVISVAANVFPREVSQKVRFALQGDYDKAREYHYKLLRFMEFLFAEGNPVGVKAALEIMGICLKNVRLPLVPASEKYYQEMGHILKEVNDNFGIG